Within the Armatimonadia bacterium genome, the region TGCTGCAACTGATGATCGATGCGGGAGAGACGATCTCGGCGGCACGGCTGCAGGGCGGCTATGTGAACATCAACCTCCCGCCAGACCTGGTTCGCGCCGAGGCGATCCTCACGGCCGACCAGCGGTTCACTCAGCCAAGGAGAGCTCGATAGATGCACGTAGCCCTCGACGTGCGGACGATACAGGCCAGATACGCCGGCGATCGGATCTACCTTGAGAACCTGATCCGCCACCTCAGCCGCCTCCCGGAGATCAGCCAACTGAGCCTCTACGGCGAGGCACGTCTGGGAGACCCCGTGCCGGTGGAGGGCTATGCCAAGACCGAGGCCAAGGTCTTCCGTGCCAAGCGTGGCTGGCTCTGGACGCCCGTTGCGGTGCCCCAGCAGTTGAAGCGCGATCAGGTCGACGTCTTCCACGCTCCTTACCTGGTCCCGTCGAAGGCGCCGTGCCCCACGGTCGCCACCATCCATGACGTCACGCTTCGCCTCTTCCCTGAGTACAACCGCCCGCGCATCAAGGCGGGCATCCGCAACCTGGTACTGAACGCCTCCGCACGCTCGGCCACGGCCGTCATCACCGACTCCGAGCACTCCCGTCGCGACCTCATTCGCGTCGTGCGTGTACGGCCGGATCGCATCCATGTCATCCCGCTGGCAGCAGGCGAGCATTTCACACCCGGCGACGCGGAGACAGCTCGCAGACGCGTGAAGGAGCTTCTGGGGCTTGAGCGGCCCTTCGTGCTCGCGGTCGGCTGGAGCAGTCCACACAAGAACGTGCCACGCCTGCTCGAGGCCGTCGGCAGTCTCACCAGCGGCGTCGGACGGGAGTTGGCGGTCGTAGTCGTCGGCCATCCAGGGGCCCACACCGCCGAGAGCCTGCGCGAGTCCTTCCCGACTCTCGAAGGACGTCTCTTCTTCACTCAGTGGATCAGCAATGATGACCTCGTCGCCTACTACCGCGCGGCGAGCCTCTTTGCCTTTCCGTCGCTGTACGAGGGCTTCGGTCTCCCGGTC harbors:
- a CDS encoding glycosyltransferase family 1 protein, yielding MHVALDVRTIQARYAGDRIYLENLIRHLSRLPEISQLSLYGEARLGDPVPVEGYAKTEAKVFRAKRGWLWTPVAVPQQLKRDQVDVFHAPYLVPSKAPCPTVATIHDVTLRLFPEYNRPRIKAGIRNLVLNASARSATAVITDSEHSRRDLIRVVRVRPDRIHVIPLAAGEHFTPGDAETARRRVKELLGLERPFVLAVGWSSPHKNVPRLLEAVGSLTSGVGRELAVVVVGHPGAHTAESLRESFPTLEGRLFFTQWISNDDLVAYYRAASLFAFPSLYEGFGLPVLEAMACGTPVVTSNSSSIPEVAGDAAILVEPRDTAALAAAVEGVASDEALREDLRGRGLEQAARFSWDRTAEMTLEVYKHVLGQ